Proteins from one Elgaria multicarinata webbii isolate HBS135686 ecotype San Diego chromosome 3, rElgMul1.1.pri, whole genome shotgun sequence genomic window:
- the TVP23C gene encoding Golgi apparatus membrane protein TVP23 homolog C isoform X1, with protein sequence MLRQDSNDDTEDVSLFDADDEMSRRPKRSKIKHPIASFFHLFFRVSAIIVYLLCELFSNSYIACMVTIILLLSCDFWAVKNVTGRLMVGLRWWNQVDDDGKSHWVFEARKASTQGKKATSEAESRIFWLGLIACPLLWVIFAFSALFSFKVKWLAIVIMGVALQGANLYGYIRCKVGSRKNLTSVATSYLGRQLLRQTVAKEDQAVS encoded by the exons ATGTTGCGGCAG GACAGTAATGACGACACAGAAGATGTGTCACTCTTTGATGCCGATGATGAAATGTCCAGGAGACCCAAGAGATCTAAAATCAA ACATCCgatagcctcctttttccatttGTTCTTCCGAGTCAGTGCAATAATTGTCTACTTACTCTGCGAATTGTTCAGCAACAGCTATATTGCCTGTATGGTGACGATCATCCTACTTCTATCGTGTGACTTTTGGGCAGTGAAG AATGTCACGGGGAGGTTGATGGTCGGCCTCCGTTGGTGGAACCAGGTTGATGATGATGGCAAAAGCCACTGGGTGTTTGAAGCCAGGAAG GCATCTACTCAGGGGAAGAAAGCCACATCAGAAGCAGAGTCCAGAATCTTCTGGTTAGGCCTGATCGCATGCCCTTTGCTCTGGGTGATTTTTGCCTTCAGCGCCCTGTTTTCCTTCAAAGTTAAGTGGCTG GCCATCGTGATTATGGGGGTGGCATTGCAAGGAGCCAATCTTTATGGCTATATCCGGTGCAAAGTGGGCAGCAGGAAGAACCTGACCAGTGTGGCCACCTCTTACTTAGGCAGGCAGCTCCTGCGGCAG aCTGTGGCCAAAGAGGACCAAGCAGTATCTTGA
- the TVP23C gene encoding Golgi apparatus membrane protein TVP23 homolog C isoform X2 — protein sequence MLRQDSNDDTEDVSLFDADDEMSRRPKRSKIKHPIASFFHLFFRVSAIIVYLLCELFSNSYIACMVTIILLLSCDFWAVKNVTGRLMVGLRWWNQVDDDGKSHWVFEARKAQGKKATSEAESRIFWLGLIACPLLWVIFAFSALFSFKVKWLAIVIMGVALQGANLYGYIRCKVGSRKNLTSVATSYLGRQLLRQTVAKEDQAVS from the exons ATGTTGCGGCAG GACAGTAATGACGACACAGAAGATGTGTCACTCTTTGATGCCGATGATGAAATGTCCAGGAGACCCAAGAGATCTAAAATCAA ACATCCgatagcctcctttttccatttGTTCTTCCGAGTCAGTGCAATAATTGTCTACTTACTCTGCGAATTGTTCAGCAACAGCTATATTGCCTGTATGGTGACGATCATCCTACTTCTATCGTGTGACTTTTGGGCAGTGAAG AATGTCACGGGGAGGTTGATGGTCGGCCTCCGTTGGTGGAACCAGGTTGATGATGATGGCAAAAGCCACTGGGTGTTTGAAGCCAGGAAGG CTCAGGGGAAGAAAGCCACATCAGAAGCAGAGTCCAGAATCTTCTGGTTAGGCCTGATCGCATGCCCTTTGCTCTGGGTGATTTTTGCCTTCAGCGCCCTGTTTTCCTTCAAAGTTAAGTGGCTG GCCATCGTGATTATGGGGGTGGCATTGCAAGGAGCCAATCTTTATGGCTATATCCGGTGCAAAGTGGGCAGCAGGAAGAACCTGACCAGTGTGGCCACCTCTTACTTAGGCAGGCAGCTCCTGCGGCAG aCTGTGGCCAAAGAGGACCAAGCAGTATCTTGA